From one Citrobacter sp. Marseille-Q6884 genomic stretch:
- a CDS encoding YceH family protein, whose translation MKYELTATEARVIGCLLEKQVTTPEQYPLSVNGVVTACNQKTNREPVMNLSESEVQDQLDNLVKRHFLRTVSGFGNRVTKYEQRFCNSEFGNLKLSTGEVALITTLLLRGAQTPGELRSRASRMYEFSDMAEVESTLEKLATREDGPYVVRLAREPGKRESRYMHLFCGDVDETIATADEPQAVSGDLQARVEALETEVAELKQRLDSLLAHLGD comes from the coding sequence ATGAAATACGAATTAACCGCCACCGAAGCGCGAGTGATTGGCTGTTTGCTGGAAAAGCAGGTCACCACCCCGGAACAGTATCCGCTCTCTGTTAATGGCGTAGTGACGGCCTGCAACCAAAAGACCAATCGTGAGCCGGTGATGAACTTGTCGGAATCCGAGGTGCAGGATCAGCTCGATAATCTGGTGAAACGCCATTTTCTGCGTACCGTCAGTGGGTTCGGCAATCGCGTCACCAAGTATGAGCAGCGTTTTTGCAACTCAGAGTTTGGTAACCTCAAACTCAGCACCGGGGAAGTCGCGCTCATTACGACGTTGCTGCTGCGTGGCGCACAGACGCCAGGAGAACTGCGTAGCCGCGCATCCCGGATGTACGAATTTAGCGACATGGCAGAAGTGGAATCGACGCTGGAAAAACTGGCAACCCGTGAAGATGGCCCTTACGTGGTGCGTCTGGCGCGTGAGCCGGGTAAACGAGAAAGCCGTTATATGCATCTGTTCTGCGGTGATGTCGATGAAACGATCGCCACGGCGGATGAGCCTCAGGCGGTTTCCGGTGATTTGCAGGCCCGCGTTGAGGCGCTGGAAACCGAAGTCGCCGAGCTCAAGCAACGGCTTGATTCACTCCTGGCGCACCTGGGAGACTAA